The Drosophila nasuta strain 15112-1781.00 chromosome 2L, ASM2355853v1, whole genome shotgun sequence genome window below encodes:
- the LOC132796645 gene encoding C-type lectin 37Db-like: MNIIIQVFGLLLLVLVVYGSAESCQESRQLESICGNYCFRAMKPMLDYTKTLERQMTDFAHEKQFLLELANTKKILEAKFDLQDNTIQQKFRDLSTASEQILQQIKSQGKQVEQQLEHLHKAEEDKKPIPGPAYQRIGSKYYYIEESEEVNWFVAVNKCFIIGGHLISIENQDEFNAIKEKLQTDKDYWIGISDLAKEGKYVSVVKGDEEGYLNWHDGEPYNYESSEHCVELRFNDNKHLMNVENCDTKQLFICEKTLML; the protein is encoded by the exons atgaatataataatacaagtATTTGGACTCCTTCTCTTAGTCCTCGTTGTGTATGGCAGTGCGGAA AGCTGTCAGGAATCGAGGCAACTTGAGTCAATCTGTGGAAATTATTGCTTTAGAGCCATGAAGCCTATGTTAGATTATACGAAGACTTTAGAGCGACAAATGACTGATTTTGCtcatgaaaaacaatttttgttggaGCTGGCAAACACGAAGAAAATATTAGAGGCAAAATTCGATTTGCAGGATAATACGATCCAACAGAAATTTAGAGACTTGAGCACTGCAAGTGAACAAATTTtgcaacaaatcaaatcacaGGGTAAACAAGTCGAGCAACAGTTGGAACATCTTCATAAAGCGGAGGAAGATAAGAAGCCAATACCTGGACCAGCTTATCAGCGGATTGGATcaaagtattattatattgaagaATCTGAAGAAGTCAATTGGTTTGTTGCAGTCAACAAATGTTTTATCATAGGTGGACATTTAATTAGTATCGAAAATCAGGATGAATTCAATGCAATTAAGGAGAAATTGCAGACTGATAAAGATTATTGGATTGGAATTAGCGATTTAGCTAAAGAGGGGAAATACGTTTCGGTTGTCAAGGGTGACGAAGAGGGTTATTTAAATTGGCATGATGGCGAACCTTATAATTATGAATCGAGCGAGCACTGCGTTGAATTAAGATTTAACGATAATAAGCATCTAATGAATGTTGAGAATTGTGATACaaaacaattgtttatttgcgAGAAGACGCTAATGTTgtaa
- the LOC132798569 gene encoding nuclear cap-binding protein subunit 1-like, producing the protein MNRRRQCTMEDDVEMSDRPAKRHRRGCDSLELMLRIEKLLVMLSDQHGDMRHDAIEDLSSLVCDTKQLRKIQILRIVCSCVATHPMQTGVYATFLSLVNVRDYEFGCETVNYLQRQFVKHLKLGEWSEARGLLLLLADLVNANLVTVGSMMQLLSKLLDVCDEEESPQARRDFFAYLVMSALPLVGREFYEKKEMALQVLIKRLQLYMSKERCAPERSVAMLHIWSHREMPQQEYLELLWQQLLRLERSNWIEQQLLRPHLAFDDRLSTALQHVLPTQELPPQLGAVATSTIRYPKTRLGFRLFEPSDAPSNLRLPEELDIERYVLESHILELLQLHHLERKLCANQMLIYAASKPQLAVEHCIVEVLLGQMLQLPQAPYLIINYGSIIIELCKQQPSQFSQIVAQAVDVLFTQLEFMSVSSLDRFVMWFSHHLSNFRYQWNWQDWECCTRLPPLHPSPMFVRELFKRCMRLSYREYIVQLVPDSYAALLPPPPDHVFKYIDQLLPGASLANHVLQAIRGKSSVLSVGGLVEEADLEVDLKINVFMQCCLHLGCKSFTHVFAILAKFQPVLQMLVHNEDNQLSILSAISEVWANNDHLQFVLVEKMLKTQLVKANVIVDWIFGQPEQLCHMYLWEVIESIIKFTKNQSTQDTNKPSLQQQGFNDLFIYVVQWCAKVLTEHEMSYEQKETDYWTHWVLGRLQSLLFNHMEDVRGISQQLAQVAAQWEHCKRLPKLIESYLAYIQ; encoded by the exons ATGAATCGCAGACGACAATGCACAATGGAGGATGATGTCGAAATGTCAGATCGTCCTGCCAAGAGGCATCGTCGCGGATGTGATTCGCTCGAGTTGATGCTAAGAATTGAGAAGCTGCTGGTGATGTTGAGTGATCAGCACGGCGATATGAGGCACGATGCCATCGAGGATCTCAGCAGTCTTGTGTGCGACACCAAACAGTTGCGAAAGATCCAAATACTTCGCATTGTGTGCAGCTGTGTGGCCACACACCCGATGCAGACCGGTGTCTATGCCACATTCCTGAGCCTCGTTAATGTGCGTGACTATGAGTTTGGTTGCGAGACTGTCAACTATCTGCAGCGGCAGTTTGTCAAGCACTTGAAACTCGGCGAGTGGAGCGAGGCACGcggtttgttgttgctactcgCCGATCTGGTGAATGCCAATCTGGTGACTGTTGGCTCCATGATGCAGTTGCTCTCCAAGCTGTTGGATGTCTGCGACGAAGAGGAGTCGCCGCAAGCGCGACGCGACTTTTTTGCCTACTTGGTGATGAGCGCTTTGCCGCTGGTGGGTCGCGAGTTCTACGAAAAGAAGGAGATGGCGTTGCAGGTGCTGATCAAGCGGCTGCAGCTCTACATGAGCAAGGAGCGTTGTGCACCGGAGCGCAGTGTTGCAATGTTGCACATCTGGAGTCATCGCGAGATGCCGCAACAGGAGTATCTGGAGCTGTTGTGGCAGCAATTGTTGCGACTCGAGCGAAGCAATTGGATcgagcagcagttgctgcgTCCCCATTTGGCATTCGATGATCGACTGAGCACAGCGTTGCAACACGTGTTGCCCACTCAAGAGTTGCCACCCCAGCTGGGAGCAGTTGCAACATCGACTATACGCTATCCAAAGACTCGACTTGGCTTTCGTCTCTTCGAGCCGAGCGATGCCCCATCGAATTTGCGTCTGCCCGAGGAGCTGGACATTGAGCGTTACGTCTTGGAATCGCACATTCTAGaactgttgcagttgcatcaCTTGGAGCGCAAGTTGTGCGCCAATCAAATGCTTATCTATGCCGCCTCGAAGCCGCAGCTTGCCGTCGAACACTGCATCGTTGAGGTGCTGCTCGGTCAaatgttgcagctgccacaagCTCCGTACTTGATCATCAACTATGGCTCCATCATCATTGAGCTGTGCAAGCAGCAGCCAAGCCAATTCTCACAGATTGTTGCCCAAGCTGTCGATGTATTGTTCACCCAGCTGGAGTTTATGAGCGTCTCGAGCCTCGATCGGTTTGTCATGTGGTTCTCGCATCATTTGAGCAACTTTCGCTATCAATGGAACTGGCAGGATTGGGAGTGTTGCACCCGATTGCCGCCGCTGCATCCGAGTCCAATGTTTGTGCGCGAGCTGTTCAAGAGGTGCATGCG TCTGAGTTATCGCGAATACATTGTGCAGTTGGTGCCTGATTCCTATGCCGCATTGCTGCCTCCGCCGCCTGACCACGTCTTCAAGTACATTGATCAGCTGTTGCCTGGCGCAAGTTTGGCCAATCATGTGTTGCAAGCGATACGCGGCAAGAGCAGCGTTCTGTCTGTTGGCGGTCTGGTCGAGGAAGCCGATTTGGAAGTCGATCTCAAGATTAACGTATTCATGCAGTGTTGTCTCCATCTTGGCTGCAAATCTTTCACACACGTCTTTGCCATACTCGCCAAGTTTCAGCCTGTGTTGCAG ATGTTGGTGCACAATGAAGATAATCAGCTGTCCATATTGTCGGCCATCTCGGAAGTTTGGGCCAACAACGATCATCTGCAATTTGTGCTTGTCgagaaaatgttgaaaactCAACTGGTGAAGGCAAATGTTATTGTCGACTGGATCTTTGGACAGCCAGAACAATTGTGTCACATGTATTTGTGGGAAGTGATTGAATCGATCATCAAGTTCACCAAAAATCAAAGCACTCAAGACACCAATAAACCCTCGTTACAACAGCAAGGATTCAATGATCTCTTCATCTATGTTGTTCAGTGGTGCGCTAAGGTTTTGACAGAGCACGAAATGTCCTATGAGCAAAAGGAGACGGATTACTGGACACATTGGGTCTTGGGACGCCTTCAGAGTCTGCTCTTCAATCACATGGAAGATGTGCGTGGAATTAGCCAGCAACTGGCTCAAGTTGCAGCTCAATGGGAGCACTGCAAGCGACTGCCGAAGCTCATTGAAAGCTATTTGGCCTACATTCAATGA
- the LOC132799018 gene encoding accessory gland protein Acp29AB-like, with translation MNTLFVFFLASVLVVYGSENNLQESKQQKTSCVNYCSNIMKPVLNVTRNLQNQVNDFKHQTKCLSQFESTNKMMEEKFASQDKKIDQKLGDLSNATEEIMEQIKLQGKQVEQQMEHLHKTEELKKQIPGPPYQKIGSKYYYIEESEEVNWFRAVNKCLILGGHLVNFQNQDEFNAVKGKLQANQDYWIDLNDLAKEGEFISVATGQKPKFLNWHIYEPNNEN, from the exons ATGAAcacattatttgtttttttccttgCCTCAGTCCTTGTGGTATACGGCAGTGAAAAT AATCTTCAGGAGTCGAAGCAGCAAAAGACGAGCTGTGTCAATTACTGCTCGAATATTATGAAGCCTGTGCTAAATGTTACGAGGAATCTACAAAACCAAGTGAATGATTTTAAACATCAAACGAAATGTTTGTCGCAGTTCGAGAGCACGAATAAGATGATGGAGGAGAAATTTGCATCACAGGATAAAAAGATTGACCAGAAATTGGGAGACTTGAGCAATGCAACTGAAGAAATTATGgaacaaataaaattacagGGTAAACAAGTCGAGCAGCAAATGGAACATCTTCATAAAACGGAGGAACTTAAGAAGCAAATACCTGGACCACCTTATCAGAAGATTGGATcaaagtattattatattgaagaATCTGAAGAAGTCAATTGGTTTAGGGCAGTCAACAAATGTCTTATCCTAGGTGGACATTTGGTTAACTTCCAAAATCAGGATGAATTCAATGCAGTCAAGGGGAAACTGCAAGCAAACCAAGATTATTGGATTGACCTTAACGATTTAGCTAAGGAGGGTGAATTTATTTCAGTAGCAACTGGTCAAAAGCCGAAGTTTTTGAATTGGCATATTTATGAACCAAATAACG AGAACTAA
- the LOC132798303 gene encoding uncharacterized protein LOC132798303, giving the protein MNLLFTLILLVLVLCSNAEDCREEKELHSICGGYCFRALKPILDRSESLQSEVDNLKHEQESEFKKSIEHFEAKQDFQHERVEEQFKQLLQHIKSQNETVE; this is encoded by the exons ATGAATCTATTATTCACGCTTATTCTCTTAGTCCTTGTTCTGTGCAGCAACGCTGAA GACTGCAGAGAGGAAAAGGAACTTCATTCCATATGTGGAGGATATTGCTTTAGAGCCCTAAAGCCTATCCTAGACCGCTCAGAAAGCTTACAGAGCGAAGTGGACAACTTGAAGCATGAGCAGGAGTCTGAATTCAAGAAATCAATCGAACATTTTGAAGCAAAGCAAGATTTTCAGCATGAGAGGGTTGAAGAgcaatttaaacaattattgcAACACATTAAATCGCAAAATGAGACAGTCGAATAA
- the LOC132799014 gene encoding accessory gland protein Acp29AB-like, whose product MNTLFVFFLASVLVVYGSEDESKQQETSCVNYCSNIMKPVLNVTRNLQNQVNDFKHQTKCLSQFESTNKMMEEKFASQDKKIDQKLGDLSNATEEIMEQIKLQGKQVKEQLEHLQKAEELKKPIPGPAYQRIGSKYYYIEESEEVNWFVAVNKCFIIGGHLISIENQDEFNAIKGKLQATKNYWIDINDLAKEGEFISVVTRQKPKFLNWHINEPNNGASFNEHCGELWFHNENHLMNDGICEKKNLFICERTEN is encoded by the exons ATGAAcacattatttgtttttttccttgCCTCAGTCCTTGTGGTATACGGCAGTGAAGAT GAGTCGAAACAGCAAGAGACGAGCTGTGTCAATTACTGCTCGAATATTATGAAGCCTGTGCTAAATGTTACGAGGAATCTACAAAACCAAGTGAATGATTTTAAACATCAAACGAAATGTTTGTCGCAGTTCGAGAGCACGAATAAGATGATGGAGGAGAAATTTGCATCACAGGATAAAAAGATTGACCAGAAATTGGGAGACTTGAGCAATGCAACTGAAGAAATTATGgaacaaataaaattacagGGTAAACAAGTCAAGGAACAGTTGGAACATCTTCAAAAAGCGGAGGAACTTAAGAAGCCAATACCTGGACCAGCTTATCAGCGGATTGGATcaaagtattattatattgaagaATCTGAAGAAGTCAATTGGTTTGTTGCAGTCAACAAATGTTTTATCATAGGTGGACATTTAATTAGTATCGAAAATCAGGATGAATTCAATGCAATCAAGGGGAAACTGCAAGCTACAAAAAATTATTGGATTGACATTAACGATTTAGCTAAAGAGGGTGAATTTATTTCCGTAGTAACTCGTCAAAAGCCGAAGTTTTTGAATTGGCATATTAATGAGCCAAATAACGGTGCGTCTTTTAACGAGCATTGCGGTGAATTATGGTTCCATAATGAAAATCACCTAATGAATGATGGTATATGTGAAAAGAAGAACTTGTTTATTTGTGAACGTACAGAGAACTAA